From the genome of Gemmatimonadota bacterium, one region includes:
- a CDS encoding type II toxin-antitoxin system VapC family toxin: protein MSSTLVDSNVLLDVLTEDPAWVDWSSAALESQAERSVLVIDPLIYAEVSIRFERIEELEEALPPAMFRRDALPWEAAFLAGKCFVQYRRRGGAKHSPLPDFYIGAHAAVARMTLLTRDGGRYRTYFPSLDILAPPQSVR from the coding sequence GTGAGCAGCACCCTCGTAGACAGCAACGTTCTGCTTGATGTTCTGACGGAAGATCCAGCGTGGGTCGACTGGTCTTCCGCTGCCCTCGAGTCACAAGCGGAGCGCTCGGTACTTGTGATCGATCCGCTCATCTATGCTGAGGTCTCCATTAGGTTCGAGCGCATCGAGGAACTCGAAGAAGCGTTGCCGCCAGCCATGTTCCGGAGAGATGCGTTGCCCTGGGAGGCAGCGTTTCTCGCGGGCAAGTGCTTCGTGCAGTACCGTAGGCGCGGCGGGGCGAAGCACTCGCCGTTACCCGACTTCTACATCGGCGCGCACGCGGCAGTGGCACGGATGACGCTGCTCACGAGAGACGGAGGCCGGTACCGCACGTACTTTCCCTCACTCGACATCCTCGCGCCCCCGCAAAGTGTGCGGTAG